Below is a window of Acidobacteriota bacterium DNA.
CTACGGCGACACCTTCGTCCTGCCCGATCCCCTCATCGACCCCGACGTCGCGGTGGTCCCGGGGCTCGACGGGCAGAAGATGAGCAAGTCGTACCGGAACACCCTGGAGATCTTCGACGAGGAGGCGTCGATCCGCAAGAAGGTCATGAGCATCGTCACCGACTGCACCCCCGTGGAAGCGCCGAAGGACCCGGACAAGTGCAACGTATTCAAGCTCTACTCCCTCTTTGCGACGCCGTGGGAGAAGACAGACCTCGCCGACCGGTACCGCCAAGGCGGCATGGGGTACGCCGTGGCCAAGGAGATGCTGGCGGAGAAGATCAACGCCTGCTTCCGGCCCTACCGGGAGCGCCGGCGCGAGATTGCCCGCGACCGGCAGGGCGTGGAGCGGACTCTTGCCATGGGCGCCGAGAAGGCCCGGTACGTGGCGCGGAAGACCCTGCAGAAGGTCCGGCGAAAGACCGGCCTGGACTACGCCAAATCATGAGGGGGACCGCCGTTTTCGCCCCGGTGCTCCTGGCGCTGCTGGCGGCGCCGGGGGCCGCCGCGGCGGAGCCGACGGTCCGCGTGGGCGTCCTGGGCCTCATGCGACCGGTGCGCATCACCGCGCGGCCGTCCGGGTCCTGCCGGATCACGCCCGAGGCCGCCCGCGCCGCGGCCCGGACGCGGCAGGGCGTTCCCGGCGCCCTCGTTCTCGACCTCGACCCGGGTGGCGTTCGCTTTCACGCCCCCCGGGGAACCCCTGCCGGGCCCGTTCCGGACGTCGTCTTCGACCCGGGGGAGGGCGCCGTCGAACTTTCCCTCGACAACGGTTTCCGGCGGGCCTTCCGCGGCCGGGTCCGCATCTTCCCGTCCACGGCGGGGCCTTACCTTCAGGCGGTGGTGGAGCGCCCGCTGAGCGCTTACCTCGCGGGCGTGATCCGGGCGGAGACCCACGGGGCCGCGCCCCCTGACGCGCTGCGGAGCCTGGCCGTCACCGCGGCGTCCTACGTGCGGTCCCGCCGGTCGCCCCACGGCCCGGAGGGTTTCGACTTCTGCGACGCGACCCACTGCATGTACTATGCGGGGGAGGAGAAGCTCCCGCCGAACGTCCGGGAGGCGGCGGAGTTCGGCGCCCGTTTCACCCTGGTCCCGGGCGCGGGGGAGTCCCCGGTGTTTTCCTCCTGCTGCGGCGGCGAGTGCCTTCCCCCGTCCTGGGTGTGGCCGGAGGCGGGCCCCGGCGGGGAGGGGAAGCCCGTCGCCTGCCCGTGGTGCCGCGGGAGCGCCGATTTCGCCTGGCACGCCGAGATGCCCTTCGAGCGCTTTCGGAAGATGGTGCAGGCCGTTTTCGGGGTCGAGGGCCTCGCGGCGGTCGCGGTGACCATCGACGCGTCCGGCGGCTACCGGGTGGCCTTGGAGGGAGGGGAGCACAAGCTCGTGCTGCCCGCGGAGAAATTCCGCATCGAGATCGGCCGGCGCTTCGGCTGGAACCTCTTCCGGAGCAGCCGGTTCACGGTGAAGCGCCGCGGCGGCCTCCTGCGCTTCGACGGCCGGGGCTTCGGGCACGGGGCCGGCCTGTGCGTGGCGGGGGCCGCGGCCATGGCCCGGAAGGGGTACGACTGGAAAGCCATCCTGGGTTTTTACTTTCCCCGGTCCACCCTGTCGGGAATCCCCGGCGCCCCCCGGTGAATCTTTTTATCGGAAACCCCGTAAAAGGGGGTTCGATCGCCCTGGAGGAAAGCTCGACATGAAGAAAGGCTGGATCGTTCTGCTCGTGTTCGGGGTTCTGCTGCTGGTGGGGGCCGGCATCGTGTTCTTCACCCTGGTCAGCATGCTCCTGGACGTCGAGCCCGCCGTCCCCGACCGCTCGGTGCTGGTGATCAACCTCTCGGGCGAGATCCCCGATCATGTCGAACCGAGCCTGTTCGCGGGGCTTTTCGAGGGTCGGCCCCTGACGTTCCAGGACATCCTGGCGAGCCTCGACAAGGCCCGCTCCGACAAGCGGGTCGCCGGCGTCTGGCTGAAGATCAACCGCCCCGAGCTGGGGTGGGCCAAGGTGACCGAGCTCCAGAAGGCGATCGAGAACTTCAAGGGGCGGGGGAAACTGGTGGTGGCCACCATCCAGGCCGCGAACGAGCGGGAATACGCCTGCGCCCTCCCCGCCGACAGCATCTACTTCTGCCCGGAGGCCGGGTGCGAGTTCAACGGCTTTACGGCCGGCGCCATGTTCATCAAGGACATGTTCGGCAAGATCGGCGTGCAGCCCGAAGTCGCCCGGTTCGGCGAGTACAAGTCCGCGGGGGACATGCTGGACCGCACCACCATGAGCGAGTACCAGAAGGAGGAGATGCAGGCCGTCCTCGACCAGACCTACGAGAACTTCGTCCAGATGGTCTCCTCCCGCCGGCCGAAGATGACCCCCGAGAAGGTGCGCGCCCTCCTGGAGCAGGGCCTGTTCAACCCCCGGGAGGCCGTTGAGGGCGGCTTCGCCGACGGCATCCAGTACGACGACGAGGTGGAGGCGATGGTCCTCGCCAAGGTGGGCGGGGGACGAACCGTGAACGGGAAGAAGCGCCTCCAGACCGTCGGGGTCCAGCACTACCGCCGGGTCAGCTGGCAGGCGGCGGGCGTGGAGACGGGCCCCATTGTGGCCGTGGTCCACATCGACGACTTCATCGGGCAGGGCAAGGACGGTTACAGCCCCATCTTCGGCCGGGTGACCGGGACCCAGCGGGTCCTGTCCGCCCTCCGGCAGGCCCGGGAAAACCCCGAGGTGAAGGCCGTCGTGGTGCGGGTGGACAGCCCCGGCGGCGACGTCCTCGCCTCCGACCTGATGTGGCGGGAGATCGCCATCACCGACAAGGTGAAGCCCGTCGTCGCCTCCATGTCCGACTACGCGGCGTCGGGGGGCTACTACGTCTCCTCCGCCTGCCGGCGGATCGTGGCGGGGCCGGGGACCGTCACCGGGTCCATCGGCGTGGTGGCCGCCCTCTTCAACCTTTCCCAGCTCTTCAACGAGAAGCTGGGGATCCACTTCGAGACCCTCAAGAAGGGGGAGTGGGCCGACGCCATGAACCCCTACCGCCCCATGACCGACGCGGAGCGGGAGCGCTTCCACCAGGAGGTTCGCGGGGCTTACGACCGCTTCGTGGCCAAGATGGCCCAGTGCCGGAAGAAATCCGTCGCGGACCTGGACAAGGTTGCCCAGGGCCGTGTCTGGACGGGCCGGGACGCCCAGGCCCTCGGCCTGGTGGACGAGTTGGGCGGCATGGACAAGGCGGTGGAGATCGCCCTCCGGGAAGCGAAGGTCTTCTCGGAGAAGCGTCCCAACCTGGTGACCTTCCCCCCGCCCAAGGACTTCTGGGACCGTCTCGCCGAGTCGGTCTCGGACATGTCCTTCGCCGGCAACGACGCCTCGGTTCTCTCCCGGGAGCTGAAGTTCCTCGGCCGGTTCATCCTGCCCCGCTCCGGCGCCGTCCTGGCCGTCATGCCCTACGGCCTGCAGGTGGACTGAGCGGGGCTCCTCACCCGACGGGCCCGGTCGGCACCCCCGCTGAACCGGGGCCTTCCTGCACCGTATGTTCACGGCCGGCGCCCGCGTCTTGCCCCCGGCTGTGACGCCCCTTCCCCTTCGGGAAGGGTCAGGGTCCTCGAACCGCCCTTTCCCCATTGACTTTCCCCCCCCGCTTGCGCTAGCTTCATTCCAACTACGTTTCAACGGAGGCATCCATGCGGCTCCTCAGGACGGCGTTGCGGACGTGGGCGGTCGTCGCCCTCTCCTGCGGCCTGGTGTTGGCCGGGCAGGCCATCACCCGGGAAGACCTCGTCAAGATGGCGAAGGCGGGGCTCGACGAGGCCCTGATCATCCAGATGGTCCAGGACGCACCCAGCGTCCCCACCCTCACCACCGACGACCTGATCGCGCTGAAATCGGAGGGGGTCAGCCAGAAGATCCTCCAGGAGGTCATGCTGCAGGCCAAGCGCCTGGAGCGGGTCTCGGCGGCCTCGGTGACCCTCCCCCCGTCCCCCGACATGACGTCGGCGCCGGTGGCGGGCTCATCCCAGGCCCTCACGCCGTCCACCGGGACGGACCCGGACGCCCGCCTGAAGGAGTTCGAGGGCAAGGTCGCGGCGATGCCCGTCGAAAAGGCCCTGGCCTGGCTCCTGGGCAATGCGGAGGACGTCGGCTACGCCCGGCTCCTCAAGGCCACCGACGCCGAGAAGGAGCTGTTGTCGAAGGCCTTCGCCTTCGCCGGGCCGGCGGACGAGTTCGCCGTCGGGGAGAGTTCCGGGCGCCTCATCAACTTCAACCGCACGGCCTGGGTGGAACCGTGCCCCGCCTTCGTTCTCGTCACCCGCATGGGCGTGGTTCACGTCCTGACGGAGGCCCCCGCGAAGAAACTCGCCGAGGACGTGGACCCCCGGCGCCTCAACCCCCAGGACAACCTCATCGAGGACACGTCGAAAACCGAGGTGCAGTTCCTCCTCTCCGTCACCCGGTACGACTCCGCCTTCAAGCGTGATGTCTCCTACCGGGCCCGGGTCAAGGGCTGCAAGAAGGACCTCGGGGCCGTGCTGCTGGCCGTCGGCTGGAAAAAGAAGAAATAAAAGGAGATTCGAAATGAAACACATCACGACCCGGGCGGCGCGGGGTGCGCTGCTCGTCCTGTTCGCCGGGGCCGCCACCCTGGCCGTCCCCGGTGCCGCCGATTCCCCCCGGAAGTTGTGGAGTGCGAAAACCGGCGGCCAGACCGCCGCGGTGGTGGGCATCCACCGGGACGTCCTGGTGGTGACGGCGGGGGAGTACGTGGAGTTCGGTTCCCCCAACCACGTCCTCCTGGGCCTCGACCTTGCCACCGGCAGGGCCCTCTGGAAGGTCGATGCCGGCAAGGGCCGGATCGCCTCCGCCCCCCTGCTTCGGGGGGGGCGGGTGATCCGGGAGTCGGGCGGCGGCCCGCGGTGGGCCGTGGATGCCCTCACCGGGAAGCGCCTCCCCGCCGGGTCGGGCGCGCGGACGGACGGGGAGGGGGAGGAATCGCCCGCCACCGGCCGGCGTTTCACCGTGCAGGACCGGGAGTTGGTCTGCCTTTCCGACGACGGGACGGTCCTGTGGCGCCGGGCTTTCGGGACGAAGCCGGCGGCCCCGCGGGTTTTCCGGGGATTCGCCCTGGTGGCGACGGAAGGGGAAAGGGCCCTTCACGCCCTCTCGCTGACCGACGGCGCCGAGGCCTGGAACGTGGCGGTCCCGCCGGTGCCGGGCGTCAAGGACCCCGAAGCCGTCAACTTCGGCTTCGGCCTGGAGGACGGGATACTGGCGGTGGCCAATTACGACGGCACCGTGACCGCCTGGGCCGTGGACGGGCCCGGGGCACCCTGGACGACGACCCTGGAGGTCGACCCGGCCAATCTCGGGCCGGCCGAGGGCGGCGTCCGGGTCTACACCGCCGACGCCGGCGTGAAGCGGGCGCATTACGACAAGTACGCCCTCCCGGAGGCCGAGCTGCTCAAGGCCCTGGGCGGGAAGGTGCCGGGGACGTCCTTCCGGCTCGTGGTGCGCGTGGAGGGGGCCGCCACGGCGGTGGTCAAGCCCGCCGACCCCGCGGTGCAGGCCCCCGTGGACGGCTTCCGCATCGAGACCCTGCGCTGCCGGGTGCTCGGCGTCCCCCGGTGGGAATGAGACGGGGCCGGGGGGGCGGCGATGCCCGCTGAGGCGGACGGCCCGGCCATCCGGGCCCGGGGTCTGCGGAAGGACTTCGGCAAGGTCCGGGCCCTCGACGGCGTGAGCCTGGAGGTCCCCCGGGGTCGGATCTACGGTCTGCTGGGGCCCAACGGCGCCGGCAAGACCACCCTCATCCGGCTCCTGACGGGGGCCGCCCGCTCCACGGCGGGCGAGGCGGCGGTTTTCGGGCTCCCCGTGCCCGACCGAAAACGGGCCGTCCGGGCCCGCCTCGGTTACATGCCCCAGGCCCCCGCCCTCTACGGCGACCTCACCGTTCGCGAGAACGTGGCCTTCTTCGGGCGGGCCCACGCCCTGGACGACCCCCCCGCCCGCGTGGCCGCCGCCCTCGCCTTCGCCGGCCTCGCCGACCTGGCCGACCGCCGGGCCGACACCCTCTCGGGCGGTTACCGGCAGCGCTGTTCCCTGGCCTGCGCCATGGTCCACGACCCGGAGCTGCTCCTCCTCGACGAGCCCACGGCCGGGGTGGACCCCCTGCTGAAAGAGGCTTTCTGGAAGGGGTTCCGCGACCTCGCTGCCCGGGGCGTCACCCTGCTGGTCTCCACCCACCAGGTGGACGAGGCCCTGGCCTGCGACCGGCTCTGCGTGCTGCGGGAGGGGCGCGTGGTGGTGGAGGACACGCCGGGGGGGCTCCTCGCCCGGGGGGGCGCGGAGGTGGAGATCACGGCGGGCGGGGAGACGTTCGCCCGCCGGCTCGCCGACTACCCGGCGGAACTGCCCCGGCTGCTGGCCCGGTACGGGCTTTCCGCCGACGTCCGGGCCATTCGGGTGCGGCCGGACGGCTTCGAGGCGGTCCTCCTCCGCCTGCTGAGGGAGGACGGGGAGGATCGGCCATGAAGTCCCGCGTCCTGGCCGTGAGCGGGCGCATCGCACGGCAGCTGAAGGGTGACAAGCGTTTCCTGGGGCTGGCGCTGGGGGTGCCCCTCCTGGTGGTCTACATCCTCCGCGCCTTCATGGACGCCCTTCCGCCGTCGGCGCGGGTCTTCGCCGACCTGGACCACCTCGGCCTGCTCATCACGGCCTTCATCGTCCACTTCACCGCCTATATCCTCTGCCTGGTGGTGATCGTCCGGGAGCGGCGCGAGCAGACCCTCACCCGGATGTTCGTCAACAACTTCCGACCGGTGGAGGTGATCGGGGGCTACCTGGTGGGCTACGCGGTGCTGGCCACCGTGCAGGCCGCCCTGGTGATGGGGGAGGTCTGCCTCCTGTTCCGGCTGTCCTACCCGCCCGGGACGGTGGCGGCCATCTTCGCCGTCTACTGGCTCCTGGCCCTCATCTCCATCGCGCTGGGGATGCTGGTTTCCAACCTGGCCCGGACCGAGGCGCAGATCTTCCCCTTCGTGCCCCTCTTCATGCTGCCGTCGGTGCTGCTGTCGGGGCTGGTCATCCCCGTCGATCAGCTCCCCTGGAGCGTCCGGTGGATCGCCCACGTCACGCCCTTCACCTACGCCCTGGACGTCCTCAAACCGCTGGTGGGGCAGGGCGTGGCCCTCCCCGACTACCTCGCCGGCATGGCGGTGCTGGCCGCCTGCGGCGCGGTGCTGCTGGCCCTCGCCGGGCTCACCCTCCGCGAACGCGACTGACCGGGAGAGGGGAAAGCGCGGAGCATGAAGAAAAGGGAGTGTTAAGGGCAAAGAGGTTAAAGGGCAAGGGGGTTAAAGGACAAAAAGGCTAAAGGGCAAAGGGGTTGAAGGACAATGAGGCTAAAGGACAAAGAGGCTAAAGGGCAAAAGGGTTAAAGGACAAAGGGACCTAAAGGACCAAAAGGACTTAAAGGACGGCCCGGTGTTGCTGTCTTAATGATCTTGATGGGTCATTGGGGTCCTTGGATCTTTTCGGTCATTGGGGTCGTTTTGGTCGTTTTGGTCCTTTGGGTCGTTTCGTCCTTTCTTGCCCGATGACCTGGAACGCTCTCCGGCGGCCCCTGTTTTGAGGGTTTGCAAAATCCCGGGACACTTGCTGAATTTTTTCGTAGAATCCCCTGTTCGCCGGGTGGAGGGGGGTCCCTCGCCCGACCCGATTCCCTGGGAGGTTGGCATGCGTGCGATCCTGACGATGTTCGTTCTGTGGGTGTGTTCCCTCAGCCTCTTCCCCCTCGCCCCGCCGCGACCCGGCGAGCTGGACCGGTACCGGTCCGACGGGACGCTCGCGGCCCGGCAGGCCTTCGCCGAGGGCCTGGGAAACCACCGGTTCGCGGAGGGCCTCCTGGAACGGCTGCGGTGGAAGTCGCAAAAGTACGCCCTCATGGCGCAGGGCCGCACCGAAGCCGAGGCGGAGGCCGAGCTGACGCCGCCCCCGGCCTGGAGGGGAATGCCCACCACCGGCAACGTCAGGATCTTCGCCCTCCTCATCGAGTTCACGGACGAGCCCTCCACCTACACGGCCGGGGACATCCACAACCGGATCTTCGGGGACGGCGCCGGGGGCTTCCCCTACGAGAGCCTGCGGAACTTCTACCGCCGCTCCTCCCTGGACCTCCTGGAGATCGGCGGCGCCACCCTCGGGTGGTACCGGACCGCCTACCCGCGCACCAGCGTATCCCAGACGGACACGGGGCGCGAAGCCCTGATCCGCGAGGCCCTCGTGGCCATGGACGCCGCGGGCCACGACTTCTCGGTCTATGACAACAACGGCGACGGCGCCGTCGACTATTTCATGGTGTTCTGGACCGGCGAGGACAACGGCTGGGCCAACTTCTGGTGGGCTTACCAGACCACCTACGGCGACGGCTCCCTCCTGCTGGACGGCAAGCGACTGAGGGACTACTCCTGGATGTGGGAGAGCAACCCCCCGGGCGGCGACTTCGAGGTGGCCACCATGATCCACGAGACGGGCCACGCCCTGGGGCTTCCCGACTACTACGACTACAACGACTCCATCGGGCCGCAGGGCGGCTGCGGCGGGCTGGACATGATGGACGCCGCCTACCTCGACCACAACGCCTTCAGCAAGTTCCTCCTGGACTGGATGACCCCGTCCTTCTACGCCGGGGGCGACCACGTCGTCTCGCTCCGGGCGGCGGCCGGAACCACCGACGCCGCGATTTTCATGCCGGGCATCGTCAACGGCACCCTCTTCGGTGAGTTCTTCCTGGTCCAGAACCGCCGCCGCACGGGCAACGACCTGCAACTGCCCGCCGACGGCCTGGTGATCTGGCACGTGGACTCCCGCCTGAACGCCTCCGGGAACAACTTCGTCTACGACAACTCCTACACTGCCCACAAACTCCTCCGGCTGATGGAGGCCGACGGCCTCGAGGAGATCGAGACCGGCAACGGCTGGGCGGACGCGGGGGACTTCTACACGGCCGGCAGGACGATCGGGCCGGGGACCCTGCCCAGCAGCAACCGTTACGACGGGTCCTCCACGGGCATGGGCGTCGACACCGT
It encodes the following:
- the sppA gene encoding signal peptide peptidase SppA, whose translation is MKKGWIVLLVFGVLLLVGAGIVFFTLVSMLLDVEPAVPDRSVLVINLSGEIPDHVEPSLFAGLFEGRPLTFQDILASLDKARSDKRVAGVWLKINRPELGWAKVTELQKAIENFKGRGKLVVATIQAANEREYACALPADSIYFCPEAGCEFNGFTAGAMFIKDMFGKIGVQPEVARFGEYKSAGDMLDRTTMSEYQKEEMQAVLDQTYENFVQMVSSRRPKMTPEKVRALLEQGLFNPREAVEGGFADGIQYDDEVEAMVLAKVGGGRTVNGKKRLQTVGVQHYRRVSWQAAGVETGPIVAVVHIDDFIGQGKDGYSPIFGRVTGTQRVLSALRQARENPEVKAVVVRVDSPGGDVLASDLMWREIAITDKVKPVVASMSDYAASGGYYVSSACRRIVAGPGTVTGSIGVVAALFNLSQLFNEKLGIHFETLKKGEWADAMNPYRPMTDAERERFHQEVRGAYDRFVAKMAQCRKKSVADLDKVAQGRVWTGRDAQALGLVDELGGMDKAVEIALREAKVFSEKRPNLVTFPPPKDFWDRLAESVSDMSFAGNDASVLSRELKFLGRFILPRSGAVLAVMPYGLQVD
- a CDS encoding PQQ-binding-like beta-propeller repeat protein, producing MKHITTRAARGALLVLFAGAATLAVPGAADSPRKLWSAKTGGQTAAVVGIHRDVLVVTAGEYVEFGSPNHVLLGLDLATGRALWKVDAGKGRIASAPLLRGGRVIRESGGGPRWAVDALTGKRLPAGSGARTDGEGEESPATGRRFTVQDRELVCLSDDGTVLWRRAFGTKPAAPRVFRGFALVATEGERALHALSLTDGAEAWNVAVPPVPGVKDPEAVNFGFGLEDGILAVANYDGTVTAWAVDGPGAPWTTTLEVDPANLGPAEGGVRVYTADAGVKRAHYDKYALPEAELLKALGGKVPGTSFRLVVRVEGAATAVVKPADPAVQAPVDGFRIETLRCRVLGVPRWE
- a CDS encoding ABC transporter permease produces the protein MKSRVLAVSGRIARQLKGDKRFLGLALGVPLLVVYILRAFMDALPPSARVFADLDHLGLLITAFIVHFTAYILCLVVIVRERREQTLTRMFVNNFRPVEVIGGYLVGYAVLATVQAALVMGEVCLLFRLSYPPGTVAAIFAVYWLLALISIALGMLVSNLARTEAQIFPFVPLFMLPSVLLSGLVIPVDQLPWSVRWIAHVTPFTYALDVLKPLVGQGVALPDYLAGMAVLAACGAVLLALAGLTLRERD
- a CDS encoding ABC transporter ATP-binding protein, which produces MPAEADGPAIRARGLRKDFGKVRALDGVSLEVPRGRIYGLLGPNGAGKTTLIRLLTGAARSTAGEAAVFGLPVPDRKRAVRARLGYMPQAPALYGDLTVRENVAFFGRAHALDDPPARVAAALAFAGLADLADRRADTLSGGYRQRCSLACAMVHDPELLLLDEPTAGVDPLLKEAFWKGFRDLAARGVTLLVSTHQVDEALACDRLCVLREGRVVVEDTPGGLLARGGAEVEITAGGETFARRLADYPAELPRLLARYGLSADVRAIRVRPDGFEAVLLRLLREDGEDRP